The following are encoded in a window of Drosophila simulans strain w501 chromosome 3L, Prin_Dsim_3.1, whole genome shotgun sequence genomic DNA:
- the LOC6738906 gene encoding trafficking protein particle complex subunit 12, translating into MSHKISEYFANDPPSFFDELATKPKSNNLPPEGSSNSAGSTSSAPNMMSNTFAGFFQPPEYVETPETGEDFVKVGDDVRNLWELPRENEPGKLIMPGIHLQTDLADPISVAVTQHLGEAELTYRKILRVDDVTQDERGLRTLIHAGCYRTAVNLTGRLLTIYGQGYGRFGQPAKHSPHSLQLWFTRLALLAKLGEFELLNAEAEPFGQLTSPDVFYDFYPEMYNGKSGSIACFSFRLLLAELPIYLGKPHVALDRLSELHVTTREIKEHYISLHNKAAEEFWQRRCERVLHSIINCGLMMKKFSMIDDIMEGTLLKRSNLSKEDRRSLYSAWGRIYLQIGDIFGAEQKIAVSRRLREINSAPDLRDLVDKGLIAVAKNDFPEAYVIFQKALHLDTGNTMILNNMGVCLLYAGKLKDAINLYERAINLNPQKSLNESLLVNLSTLYELESNNSKAKKYNLLRLINRYKPDLNISIEICLKLQTIN; encoded by the exons CACCAGAAGGGAGTTCCAACAGCGCCGGTAGCACCAGTTCAGCCCCAAACATGATGTCCAACACCTTCGCCGGGTTCTTCCAGCCACCTGAATATGTTGAGACACCTGAGACAGGAGAGGATTTCGTAAAAGTCGGTGACGACGTAAGAAATCTGTGGGAGTTGCCACGGGAAAACGAGCCTGGCAAACTTATTATGCCGGGCATACACCTGCAAACTGACTTG GCAGATCCCATCAGCGTGGCGGTGACTCAACACCTCGGAGAGGCCGAGTTGACCTACCGCAAGATCCTCCGCGTCGATGATGTCACCCAGGACGAGCGCGGCTTGAGAACACTAATCCACGCCGGTTGCTATCGCACTGCCGTGAATCTCACGGGCCGTCTCCTGACCATTTATGGACAGGGTTACGGGCGATTTGGTCAGCCAGCCAAGCACTCGCCTCACTCCCTGCAACTGTGGTTCACGCGCCTCGCGCTGCTCGCCAAGTTGGGCGAGTTTGAGCTGCTGAATGCCGAGGCAGaaccttttggccaacttaccAGCCCCGATGTCTTCTACGACTTCTATCCGGAGATGTACAACGGCAAGAGTGGATCAATAGCCTGCTTTTCTTTCCGGCTCTTGCTTGCAGAGCTGCCCATTTATCTGGGCAAACCGCACGTCGCCCTGGACAGACTTTCAGAACTTCATGTGACCACGCGGGAAATCAAGGAGCACTATATAAGTCTGCACAACAAGGCGGCAGAGGAGTTTTGGCAAAGGAGATGCGAACGGGTTTTGCATTCAATCATCAACTGTGGATTGATG ATGAAGAAATTCAGTATGATAGACGACATAATGGAGGGAACGCTTTTAAAACGCTCCAACCTGAGCAAGGAGGATCGGCGATCTTTGTACTCCGCTTGGGGCCGCATTTATCTGCAAATTGGTGACATATTTGGAGCAGAGCAGAAGATTGCTGTCTCGAGGAGATTGAGAGAGAT AAACTCCGCGCCTGATCTCAGAGACTTGGTCGATAAGGGATTAATAGCTGTGGCCAAGAACGACTTTCCCGAGGCCTATGTGATATTCCAGAAAGCTCTGCACCTGGACACCGGCAACACAATGATCCTGAACAACATGGGAGTGTGCCTTCTGTACGCCGGAAAGCTAAAGGATGCTATAAATCTGTACGAACGCGCTATCAACCTGAATCCCCAGAAGTCCCTCAACGAGAGTTTGCTGGTCAATCTCTCGACGCTGTATGAGTTGGAATCAAACAACTCCAAGGCGAAAAAGTACAACTTACTGCGGCTAATTAACAGATACAAACCGGATCTCAATATAAGCATAGAAATTTGTCTAAAATTGCAGACGATAAATTAA